In the Candidatus Syntrophosphaera sp. genome, one interval contains:
- the folE2 gene encoding GTP cyclohydrolase FolE2 — MNIPDLQSQSDLRSISIDKVGVKGIRYPIVVEDRENQLQKTIGDLNIYVELHHSKRGTHMSRFLEVLNRYHQDSIIGQLDKLLLELKSLLKADAAYIDISFPYFMAKQAPVSKSESLMDYQCFFNASFKDDYELWIGAEVPVTTLCPCSKEISDGGAHNQRSLVTIKARYQDFVWLEELIAIAEEAASCPIYPLLKRRDEKFVTEKAYANPKFVEDIVREITQKLEADPRILEFYIESDNFESIHNHNAYAMVYRSPKS; from the coding sequence GTGAACATCCCCGATCTCCAGTCCCAGAGCGATCTCCGCAGCATCAGCATCGACAAGGTCGGGGTCAAGGGCATCCGCTATCCGATCGTGGTGGAGGACCGCGAAAACCAGCTCCAGAAAACCATCGGCGACCTGAACATCTATGTGGAGCTCCACCACAGCAAGCGTGGCACCCATATGTCCCGCTTCCTGGAGGTTCTGAACCGCTATCATCAGGACAGCATCATCGGCCAGCTTGACAAGCTGTTGCTGGAACTGAAATCCCTGCTGAAAGCCGACGCGGCCTACATCGACATCAGCTTCCCCTATTTCATGGCGAAGCAGGCCCCCGTCTCGAAAAGCGAATCGCTGATGGATTACCAATGCTTTTTCAACGCCTCGTTCAAGGATGATTACGAGCTCTGGATCGGGGCCGAGGTACCCGTCACCACGCTTTGCCCCTGCTCCAAAGAGATCTCGGATGGCGGCGCCCACAACCAGCGTTCGCTTGTCACGATCAAGGCGCGTTATCAGGATTTCGTCTGGCTGGAGGAGCTGATCGCCATCGCCGAAGAGGCCGCGAGTTGCCCGATTTATCCGCTTTTGAAGCGCCGTGACGAGAAGTTCGTGACCGAAAAAGCCTATGCCAATCCCAAGTTTGTGGAGGACATCGTGCGCGAGATCACCCAGAAGCTGGAGGCCGATCCCCGCATCCTGGAATTCTACATCGAATCGGACAACTTTGAATCCATCCACAACCACAACGCCTACGCCATGGTGTATCGCAGCCCCAAAAGCTGA
- a CDS encoding FAD:protein FMN transferase, protein MTKKEIVSLVILALVISYGAWNWFNRSYSDTRMDQDLLDTVVVISAKSKSKNVGAQIDSVFSYIRTFEDKFDDYDPQSWVSRLNASSGRSFPMDPDAYELLCLADSLHQTTDGAFDISVRPLYELWGFSQLNASPSDTLQLVPPDSLAILETLGRIGFARIRYDADSITLPPGMEISFGALAKGYALDKARELMREHKFISGQIDCVSSMTFFGQKLAQVVSIQHPRPEPQRETIGSFRIKNGSLSTSGDYQLYFEHEGRRYHHIIDPKTGYPVQNIYSVTVINPSAAWADGLSTALFLLEPEAAIEALKRYPDSNAVIFYQENGDIVALKSLGMKELHWREQP, encoded by the coding sequence ATGACTAAAAAAGAAATCGTCTCCCTGGTCATTCTGGCGCTGGTTATCTCCTACGGCGCCTGGAACTGGTTCAACCGATCCTATTCGGACACCAGGATGGACCAGGATCTGCTGGACACGGTGGTGGTGATCTCGGCCAAGTCCAAGAGCAAGAATGTCGGTGCCCAGATCGATTCCGTATTTTCCTATATTCGCACTTTCGAGGACAAATTCGACGATTACGATCCCCAGAGCTGGGTATCCCGCCTCAATGCCAGTTCCGGCCGGAGCTTCCCCATGGACCCAGACGCCTATGAACTGCTCTGCCTGGCGGACAGCCTCCACCAAACGACAGACGGCGCCTTTGATATCAGCGTGCGGCCGCTCTATGAGCTTTGGGGCTTCAGCCAGCTCAATGCCTCGCCCTCAGACACTTTGCAGCTCGTCCCGCCTGATTCTCTGGCCATCCTGGAAACCCTCGGCAGAATTGGTTTTGCGCGGATCAGATATGACGCAGACTCCATCACCCTGCCTCCCGGAATGGAGATCAGCTTTGGGGCCCTGGCCAAAGGTTACGCTTTGGATAAGGCCCGCGAGCTGATGCGGGAACATAAATTCATCAGCGGCCAGATCGACTGCGTCAGCAGCATGACTTTCTTTGGCCAGAAGCTTGCCCAGGTGGTAAGCATCCAGCATCCGCGCCCCGAACCCCAGAGGGAAACGATCGGCAGCTTCCGGATCAAGAACGGCTCGCTCAGCACTTCCGGCGACTACCAGCTTTATTTCGAGCACGAAGGACGACGCTACCACCACATCATCGATCCCAAAACCGGTTATCCGGTTCAGAACATCTATTCCGTGACGGTCATCAACCCTTCCGCGGCCTGGGCGGACGGCCTTTCCACCGCTCTGTTTCTTCTGGAGCCCGAAGCGGCGATCGAAGCACTGAAGCGATATCCGGACAGCAATGCCGTCATATTCTACCAGGAAAATGGCGACATCGTGGCCCTGAAAAGCCTGGGCATGAAAGAATTGCACTGGCGGGAACAGCCGTGA
- a CDS encoding vitamin B12-dependent ribonucleotide reductase: MVLSDNALKVLERRYFRKNDAGETVEDWNAMIGRVAANIAQGDEDKERRYFALLDSGYFLPNSPTLMNAGNDLQQLSACFVLPIEDSMDSIFETVKNAALIHKSGGGTGFSFSRLREANARVRSTNGVSSGPLSFMKVFNAATDAVKQGGTRRGANMAILNVDHPQIMDFITCKEKTTELTNFNLSVGITEAFMQAVNQDEDYDLISPKTGESKGKMNARNVFNMIVEMSHKNGEPGIVFLDKINAANPTPHIGRIESTNPCGEQPLLPNEACNLGSINLALLIKDGDVDWEKLREIVRLSVDFLDDVIDCSKFPLPQIDEMVKANRKIGLGVMGWADLLYQLELPYTSDEAVALAGELMEFIDFEAKQRSLELAADKGSFPNFPGSIYATMSLERQPLKQDWQKLIKDIKNSGIRNSTLTTIAPTGTISMILDTSGGIEPQFSLVYIKNVMDGEKLLYVNHWFQKALEREGLLSQELLEKVSQSGTVADLEEVPEHIKQVFQTAHDISPEWHIRMQSAFQKYTDNAVSKTINFPHDATLEDIQIAYEMAYQLGCKGITVYRDGSRENQVLSTGTSSPDGEKKVAPRSRPEVTHGVTQRLETGCGHMYVTINTDDKGPCEVFVQMGKVGGCASAQLEAIARLASLALRSGVKLESIIRQLKGIRCQSPMWHKGKMITSCGDAIGQALETFLKAYSLGDLQAVQLSLEDGPAPIVPGAQTSVALCPDCGSSIEHVEGCLICPGCGWSKC; the protein is encoded by the coding sequence ATGGTTTTAAGCGATAACGCATTGAAAGTTTTGGAGCGGCGATACTTCAGGAAAAATGACGCCGGCGAGACGGTCGAGGACTGGAACGCCATGATCGGCCGCGTGGCAGCCAACATCGCCCAGGGCGACGAAGACAAGGAACGCCGGTATTTCGCCCTGCTGGATTCCGGATACTTTTTGCCCAACTCCCCCACCCTGATGAACGCCGGCAACGACCTGCAACAGCTTTCCGCCTGTTTCGTGCTACCCATCGAGGACAGCATGGACAGCATCTTTGAGACGGTCAAGAACGCCGCCCTGATCCATAAAAGCGGCGGAGGCACAGGATTTTCCTTCAGCCGCCTGCGCGAAGCCAATGCCCGGGTGCGCTCCACCAACGGGGTTTCCAGCGGCCCGCTCTCCTTCATGAAGGTCTTCAACGCAGCCACGGACGCCGTAAAGCAAGGCGGAACCAGGCGCGGAGCGAACATGGCCATTCTCAACGTGGACCATCCCCAGATCATGGATTTCATCACCTGCAAGGAAAAGACCACCGAACTCACCAATTTCAACCTCAGCGTGGGCATCACCGAAGCCTTCATGCAGGCTGTGAATCAGGATGAGGATTACGACCTCATCTCCCCGAAAACGGGCGAATCCAAAGGCAAGATGAACGCCCGCAACGTGTTCAACATGATCGTGGAGATGTCCCACAAGAACGGCGAACCGGGAATCGTCTTCCTGGACAAGATCAATGCCGCCAACCCCACTCCCCACATCGGCCGGATCGAATCCACCAATCCCTGCGGCGAACAGCCCTTGCTGCCCAATGAGGCCTGCAATCTGGGTTCGATCAACCTTGCCCTGCTGATCAAAGACGGCGACGTCGATTGGGAGAAACTGCGCGAGATCGTGCGCCTGAGCGTGGATTTCCTGGACGACGTCATCGATTGCTCCAAATTCCCCCTGCCCCAGATCGACGAGATGGTGAAGGCCAACCGCAAGATCGGGTTGGGTGTGATGGGCTGGGCCGATCTGCTTTACCAGCTTGAGCTTCCCTACACCAGCGACGAGGCCGTGGCCCTGGCTGGGGAACTGATGGAATTCATCGATTTCGAGGCCAAGCAACGCTCGCTGGAACTGGCCGCTGACAAAGGCAGCTTCCCCAATTTTCCAGGCAGCATCTACGCCACGATGTCCCTGGAACGCCAGCCCCTGAAGCAGGATTGGCAGAAACTGATCAAAGACATCAAGAATTCCGGCATCCGCAACTCCACCCTCACGACCATCGCCCCGACCGGAACGATAAGCATGATCCTGGATACTTCGGGTGGGATAGAACCGCAATTTTCCCTCGTCTACATCAAAAACGTCATGGACGGCGAAAAGCTGCTCTACGTTAACCATTGGTTCCAAAAGGCCTTGGAAAGGGAGGGCCTGCTCAGCCAGGAACTCCTGGAAAAGGTTTCGCAGAGCGGAACGGTGGCAGATCTGGAGGAAGTCCCGGAGCACATCAAACAGGTGTTCCAGACCGCCCATGACATCAGCCCGGAATGGCATATCCGCATGCAGTCCGCCTTCCAGAAATACACCGACAATGCCGTCAGCAAGACCATCAATTTCCCTCACGACGCCACGCTCGAGGATATCCAGATCGCCTATGAGATGGCCTACCAGCTTGGTTGCAAGGGGATCACGGTCTACCGCGACGGCAGCCGGGAAAACCAAGTTTTGAGCACGGGAACTTCCAGCCCGGACGGCGAAAAGAAAGTCGCGCCGCGCAGCAGGCCGGAGGTGACCCATGGCGTCACCCAGCGTCTGGAAACCGGCTGCGGCCACATGTATGTGACCATCAACACCGATGATAAAGGCCCCTGCGAGGTTTTCGTGCAGATGGGCAAGGTCGGCGGTTGCGCTTCCGCCCAATTGGAAGCCATAGCCCGGCTGGCCTCATTGGCCCTGCGTTCCGGCGTCAAGCTGGAATCCATCATCCGCCAGCTTAAAGGGATCCGCTGCCAATCACCGATGTGGCACAAAGGCAAGATGATCACTTCCTGCGGCGACGCCATCGGCCAGGCTCTGGAAACCTTCCTCAAAGCCTACTCCCTGGGAGACCTGCAAGCCGTCCAGCTCAGCTTGGAAGATGGTCCGGCGCCAATTGTCCCCGGGGCCCAAACCTCGGTTGCCCTCTGCCCGGATTGCGGATCCTCGATCGAGCACGTGGAAGGCTGTCTGATCTGCCCGGGCTGCGGATGGTCCAAATGCTAA
- a CDS encoding 3-keto-5-aminohexanoate cleavage protein, which yields MTPLILTAAITGAETTREDQPNLPITPEEQAQDANACFAAGSRVIHLHVRDDAGNPTQSMERFAAAIKAIRAAVPEVIIQISTGGAVGEAFDKRLAPLSLKPDMGTLNAGTLNFGDDVFINHPRDIVRLAEAFREYQVVPEVEVYESGMVDYVAKLVKKGIISHTPLHVQFVLGVPGGMSGTPKNVLYMADHLKEEIPGATWAVAGIGRWHIPASLTAMVNGGHIRVGFEDNIYYHKGVVADSNAQLVARMARIAEEIGRPLATPAQAREILGL from the coding sequence ATGACGCCATTGATCCTGACTGCCGCCATCACCGGGGCGGAAACCACCCGCGAGGACCAACCCAATCTGCCCATCACGCCTGAGGAACAAGCCCAGGACGCGAATGCCTGCTTTGCGGCCGGGTCGAGGGTGATCCATTTGCATGTCCGGGACGACGCCGGCAACCCCACCCAGAGCATGGAGCGGTTTGCCGCGGCCATAAAGGCAATCAGGGCTGCTGTGCCCGAGGTCATCATCCAGATCAGCACCGGAGGCGCTGTGGGCGAAGCTTTCGACAAAAGACTGGCCCCGCTCAGCCTCAAGCCGGACATGGGAACCCTGAACGCGGGAACTCTCAATTTCGGCGACGATGTTTTCATCAACCATCCCCGGGATATAGTCAGGCTGGCAGAGGCTTTCAGAGAGTATCAGGTGGTGCCGGAGGTGGAGGTCTACGAATCCGGCATGGTCGATTACGTTGCCAAGCTGGTCAAGAAAGGCATCATCAGCCACACACCGCTGCACGTACAATTCGTTCTGGGCGTCCCCGGCGGGATGAGCGGAACCCCCAAAAACGTGCTCTACATGGCGGATCACCTCAAAGAGGAAATCCCTGGAGCAACCTGGGCCGTGGCCGGGATCGGCAGATGGCACATTCCCGCGTCTCTGACAGCCATGGTCAACGGCGGGCACATCAGGGTCGGCTTCGAAGACAATATCTACTATCACAAAGGCGTGGTCGCTGATTCCAACGCCCAGTTGGTGGCTCGCATGGCCCGGATCGCCGAAGAGATCGGCCGTCCGCTGGCCACTCCGGCCCAGGCCCGTGAAATTCTCGGTTTATAG